In the Klebsiella aerogenes KCTC 2190 genome, one interval contains:
- a CDS encoding porin → MDIRLRKISALGLLSLLSFSMANAAVIYDKNGNELDLYGKLVAKGKYSFSKGHAHKDSGFGSIGFRGKTRVTDELEGYGQWEYRAYTNSYEGNQSTETRIAFSGMKYDNLGSIDYGRNYGILYDVESYTDRAPSHSAMTWGGNYGDNFMTSRAGGVLTYRNHDFFGLLDGLSFGIQYQGKNDRSNVNTSNGDGIGYSIGYEFDSGISIISAYSNSSRTSDQKLDGKGNKAEAWAVGVKYDANSIYLATLYAETRNTTRTGSTGNAGFANKAENFEIIAQYVFDSGLMPSLSYVQSKGKDLTARGLFTGGDADLAKFVEVGVAYYFNKNFKVYADYYINLLNDNSSYVKSVGGMNGSDDVMALNATYYF, encoded by the coding sequence ATGGATATTCGCTTAAGGAAAATCAGTGCCCTGGGTTTATTAAGTTTATTGTCGTTTAGCATGGCGAATGCAGCTGTAATTTATGATAAAAATGGTAATGAATTGGATTTATATGGGAAATTAGTTGCTAAGGGGAAATACAGTTTTTCAAAAGGCCATGCTCACAAAGATTCTGGATTTGGTTCAATTGGCTTCAGAGGGAAAACTAGAGTTACTGACGAACTGGAAGGGTATGGTCAGTGGGAATATCGTGCGTATACAAATTCATACGAAGGTAATCAAAGTACTGAGACTCGTATCGCTTTCTCTGGGATGAAATACGATAATTTGGGTTCGATAGATTATGGGAGGAATTATGGAATCCTTTATGATGTAGAGTCATATACCGATCGAGCACCATCTCATTCAGCTATGACCTGGGGGGGGAATTACGGTGACAATTTCATGACCAGTCGCGCAGGCGGTGTATTGACCTATCGGAATCATGACTTTTTCGGTCTGCTAGATGGGCTGAGTTTTGGTATTCAGTATCAGGGTAAGAATGACCGCTCAAATGTTAACACATCTAATGGTGATGGTATTGGCTATTCTATCGGTTATGAGTTTGATAGTGGTATTAGTATTATTAGCGCGTATAGTAACTCAAGTCGCACCTCAGATCAAAAATTAGATGGGAAAGGAAATAAGGCAGAAGCATGGGCGGTTGGTGTTAAATATGATGCTAATAGTATATATCTGGCTACATTATATGCTGAAACGAGAAATACTACTCGTACTGGTTCAACCGGAAATGCTGGTTTTGCCAATAAAGCAGAAAACTTTGAAATAATTGCTCAGTATGTATTTGACTCAGGTCTCATGCCATCATTGTCGTATGTGCAGTCGAAAGGTAAGGATTTAACTGCGAGGGGCTTATTTACGGGCGGAGATGCTGACCTGGCTAAGTTTGTTGAGGTTGGCGTGGCTTATTACTTTAATAAGAACTTTAAGGTATATGCCGACTATTATATTAATTTGCTGAACGATAATAGCTCTTACGTAAAATCAGTAGGTGGAATGAATGGAAGTGATGACGTAATGGCATTGAACGCAACTTACTATTTCTAA
- a CDS encoding AI-2E family transporter gives MIENNELTNIEKRIVTRFLDMFIKFGLILALASFCFTVFSPFLNMMLWALILAVTLYPLHQHIARRIGGRQGLASTILVLFGLLIIVIPTIFMVTSLGESAGSLIDKVSGSDLTLPPPSANVASIPLVGGKLYAFWLKASADLPAVLSSYHAQIGEAAKLVLGVLASMGGGLLGFVLSFIVAGAIMTWGAAGASSAKRIAIRITDENKGLALSRLCTGTIRAVAQGVIGVALIQALLTGIIIALAGIPAAGIFFVLALVLGIAQIPVILVTAPAIAIMWMTGDHGTAVNVVFTVLLIVAGMVDNVLKPLMLGRGVDAPMPIVLLGALGGMATDGILGMFIGATLLSIGYLIFMNWVNEGAAK, from the coding sequence ATGATAGAAAATAATGAGTTAACTAATATTGAGAAAAGAATTGTCACCCGCTTTCTCGATATGTTTATTAAGTTCGGCTTGATACTGGCGCTGGCCTCCTTCTGCTTTACCGTCTTCTCGCCGTTCCTGAACATGATGCTGTGGGCGCTGATTCTGGCCGTCACGCTGTATCCTTTACATCAGCACATCGCGCGACGTATAGGCGGGCGACAGGGACTGGCATCGACCATATTAGTGTTATTCGGCCTGCTGATTATCGTCATCCCGACCATTTTCATGGTGACCTCGCTTGGCGAAAGCGCCGGTAGCCTGATTGATAAAGTCAGCGGAAGCGATCTGACGCTGCCGCCGCCTTCGGCTAACGTCGCCTCTATTCCCCTCGTCGGCGGTAAGCTGTATGCGTTCTGGCTGAAGGCCTCGGCGGACCTGCCGGCGGTACTGAGCAGCTATCACGCGCAAATTGGCGAGGCGGCAAAACTGGTGCTCGGCGTGCTGGCGAGTATGGGCGGCGGGCTGCTGGGCTTTGTCCTCTCCTTTATTGTTGCCGGCGCCATCATGACCTGGGGCGCGGCGGGCGCCAGCAGCGCTAAACGTATCGCTATCCGTATCACTGATGAAAATAAAGGTCTTGCCCTGAGCCGCCTGTGCACCGGCACTATTCGCGCCGTGGCGCAGGGGGTCATTGGCGTGGCGCTGATTCAGGCCTTGCTGACGGGAATTATCATTGCGTTGGCGGGGATCCCGGCCGCCGGGATCTTCTTTGTGCTGGCGCTGGTGCTCGGCATCGCGCAGATTCCGGTAATACTAGTCACCGCCCCGGCGATTGCCATTATGTGGATGACCGGCGACCACGGCACCGCGGTGAATGTCGTGTTTACCGTCCTGCTGATTGTCGCGGGAATGGTCGATAACGTCCTCAAACCGCTGATGTTGGGCCGCGGCGTAGATGCGCCGATGCCGATCGTTCTGCTCGGCGCGTTGGGCGGCATGGCCACCGATGGCATTCTCGGGATGTTTATTGGCGCGACCCTGCTCTCCATCGGGTATCTGATCTTCATGAACTGGGTAAACGAAGGCGCGGCGAAGTAA
- a CDS encoding MFS transporter, with the protein MNNDIIKFIESRKFSRFDANLVILGVFLITFTGYAAPAYGSIIPMLFKEWTGLDWDQLGYVGSLSEFGSLFGALVWSVISRRFGIKRVLIISVMFFCVGTFSQAFSPTIEVFAILRFIAGFGFGGVIPLVISLLSEYAPKTSKSKSVATALCGNQFGAIIASFVAIYVTTQVGQWRPVFWLGIIPVLLLPYIIKTMPESAHFMLKNKDVAGLKNVLYRIDKDYSANIDIESAVNNFTIEIDSNKVHYKDLFGRKYALISFLACVIAIMGLLFINGVIVWLPGVMTNAGYALGSSIAFTIFLCAGAIAGAIYWGSVADKKGFAILMPSIYFIGSVCLILMGVKSTIVVLYVLITLVGFFLFAAHSLVNAFIAQHYPHDLRTVAIGLPNSLGRIGGLLGPTLGGLLMANQVSVMGWFIVFAGTGLIAAISFVLINIQTRRLMNLQTGCV; encoded by the coding sequence ATGAACAATGACATAATAAAGTTTATTGAGTCAAGGAAATTTAGCAGGTTTGATGCAAACTTGGTTATCTTGGGTGTGTTTTTAATTACATTTACTGGATACGCTGCACCTGCTTATGGTTCAATAATTCCTATGCTTTTCAAAGAATGGACTGGCTTGGATTGGGATCAACTTGGATATGTGGGTAGTTTGTCAGAATTTGGATCGTTGTTCGGCGCTCTCGTGTGGAGTGTCATATCAAGACGATTTGGTATAAAACGAGTACTAATTATAAGTGTAATGTTTTTCTGCGTAGGTACATTTAGTCAAGCCTTCTCCCCAACAATAGAAGTTTTTGCCATATTAAGATTTATCGCAGGATTTGGATTTGGGGGCGTAATCCCTCTTGTTATATCTCTGTTATCTGAATACGCACCGAAAACAAGCAAAAGTAAATCAGTTGCTACTGCATTATGTGGAAATCAATTTGGAGCAATCATTGCTTCTTTTGTTGCAATATATGTTACGACTCAAGTAGGACAATGGAGACCCGTTTTTTGGTTAGGCATAATACCTGTATTATTGTTACCATATATAATAAAAACAATGCCTGAAAGTGCCCATTTCATGCTAAAAAACAAAGATGTGGCAGGGTTAAAAAATGTACTGTACAGAATTGACAAAGACTATAGCGCTAACATAGATATTGAGAGTGCCGTTAATAATTTCACAATAGAAATAGATTCTAACAAGGTTCATTATAAAGATTTGTTTGGCAGAAAATATGCACTTATTTCATTCTTAGCTTGTGTTATTGCCATCATGGGGCTTTTGTTTATTAATGGTGTAATTGTGTGGCTCCCGGGCGTTATGACAAATGCAGGATATGCTCTTGGTTCTAGTATTGCTTTCACAATTTTTTTATGTGCAGGGGCAATAGCAGGTGCAATTTATTGGGGTTCTGTAGCAGACAAAAAGGGATTTGCCATTCTAATGCCGAGTATTTACTTTATTGGTTCTGTTTGTCTGATTCTGATGGGGGTTAAATCCACAATTGTTGTACTATATGTATTAATTACCCTTGTTGGTTTTTTCTTGTTTGCAGCTCATTCGCTCGTTAATGCGTTTATCGCTCAGCATTATCCACATGATTTGAGAACGGTCGCAATCGGCTTACCAAATTCTTTGGGTAGAATTGGTGGATTACTTGGCCCCACATTAGGCGGACTGTTAATGGCAAATCAAGTCTCAGTTATGGGATGGTTTATCGTTTTTGCTGGAACAGGACTGATTGCAGCCATCTCGTTCGTTTTAATTAATATACAAACTCGAAGGTTAATGAACCTTCAAACTGGCTGTGTTTAA
- a CDS encoding MFS transporter, whose product MNQNILSAFIDSSKSTGFHKLLLGVCTFVIIFSGYELSVFGAIVPVVIREWEISPTEIGFIGSSAMFGMMFGAVLLSWMADKYGVKKMLISSIFIFNFFIVMATFTNNGFTFGLCRFMAGVGSGGATPIVISLLTEYSPKSNKAKMVAIAICGNQIGGMLAPLVAINVMPKFGWEPVLWLSIVPLLLIPVLIKVIPESARFLAKTNQTEKLDRILKKIDVEYKDTQTKIERSMKGIPVEGKPSDKVSYSVLFNKKYFVGTVLITLIYICGLLTINGVNIWLPQVMNQNGYALGSSLTFSIVLNLGTLIGTILWAAAVDKVGFRILMPVIYIAGSISLFCMGIRANLIILYLFVGLIGMFAFAAHSLMNSFASQYYPGEIRTTGVGLANATGRVGGMLGPIIGGMLLTANVSLTTWFLAFAIPGVIAALSMILINVHKHYINKRYMLSSEMLAKQ is encoded by the coding sequence ATGAATCAAAACATACTGAGTGCATTTATTGATAGCAGTAAATCGACAGGGTTCCATAAGCTATTACTAGGGGTTTGCACGTTTGTTATTATTTTTTCAGGCTATGAACTTTCAGTTTTCGGCGCTATCGTTCCGGTTGTTATTCGTGAGTGGGAAATTAGCCCTACAGAGATTGGTTTTATCGGTAGTTCAGCAATGTTTGGTATGATGTTTGGTGCAGTACTGCTAAGCTGGATGGCCGATAAATATGGTGTGAAGAAAATGTTGATATCCTCAATATTTATCTTTAATTTTTTTATCGTCATGGCAACATTTACAAATAATGGATTTACTTTTGGCCTTTGTCGCTTTATGGCTGGCGTGGGGAGTGGTGGTGCGACTCCCATTGTTATCTCCTTGCTCACGGAGTATTCACCCAAATCAAATAAGGCAAAAATGGTTGCAATTGCAATCTGTGGTAACCAGATTGGAGGGATGTTGGCTCCACTAGTAGCAATAAATGTGATGCCAAAATTTGGTTGGGAGCCAGTCTTATGGTTATCTATTGTTCCATTACTATTAATTCCTGTACTCATTAAGGTCATTCCAGAGTCAGCTAGATTTCTTGCAAAAACTAACCAAACTGAAAAACTTGACCGGATCCTAAAAAAAATTGATGTTGAGTACAAAGATACACAAACTAAAATTGAAAGGAGCATGAAAGGAATTCCTGTTGAAGGTAAGCCATCAGATAAAGTCTCATACTCCGTACTTTTTAATAAGAAATACTTTGTCGGTACAGTGCTGATAACATTAATTTATATTTGTGGACTGCTTACCATAAATGGCGTTAACATTTGGTTACCACAGGTTATGAACCAAAATGGTTATGCATTAGGTTCAAGTCTTACTTTCTCAATAGTTTTGAACTTAGGCACTCTGATTGGTACCATTCTTTGGGCTGCTGCAGTTGACAAAGTTGGTTTTAGAATCTTGATGCCAGTAATCTATATTGCTGGTTCAATAAGCCTATTCTGTATGGGAATTAGGGCAAATTTGATTATACTCTATTTATTCGTCGGTCTTATAGGCATGTTCGCATTTGCCGCCCATTCTCTAATGAACTCTTTCGCTTCACAGTATTATCCTGGTGAAATAAGAACTACGGGTGTCGGATTGGCTAACGCTACAGGTAGGGTTGGCGGTATGTTAGGGCCGATTATTGGCGGGATGCTTTTGACGGCTAATGTTTCATTAACAACATGGTTCCTGGCCTTTGCCATTCCTGGGGTTATTGCAGCACTATCGATGATTCTTATTAATGTACACAAACATTATATCAACAAAAGATATATGCTATCGAGTGAAATGCTCGCAAAACAATAG
- the efeU gene encoding iron uptake transporter permease EfeU, which yields MFVPFLIMLREGLEAALIVSLIASYLKRTQRGNWIGVMWIGVFLAAALCLGLGVFINETTGEFPQREQELFEGIVAVIAVFILTWMVFWMRKVSRNVKQQLEQAVDNALQRGNNHGWALVMMVFFAVAREGLESVFFLLAAFQQDVGIWPPLGAMLGLATAVVLGFLLYWGGVRLNLGVFFKWTSLFILLVAAGLAAGAIRAFHEAGLWNYFQNVAFDLSNVVSTHTLFGTLLEGIFGYQETPTVSEVAVYLLYLIPALVCFALPPGSKTTASRAA from the coding sequence ATGTTTGTTCCATTTCTCATCATGTTACGCGAAGGGCTGGAAGCCGCGCTGATTGTCAGCCTGATTGCCAGCTATTTAAAACGAACCCAGCGCGGCAACTGGATCGGCGTCATGTGGATTGGCGTATTCCTCGCGGCGGCGCTCTGTCTCGGGTTAGGGGTTTTTATCAACGAGACCACCGGAGAATTTCCGCAGCGCGAGCAGGAGCTGTTTGAAGGCATCGTGGCGGTGATAGCGGTATTTATTCTCACCTGGATGGTGTTCTGGATGCGTAAAGTGTCGCGCAACGTCAAACAACAGCTGGAGCAGGCGGTGGATAACGCGCTGCAGCGCGGGAATAACCACGGCTGGGCGCTGGTGATGATGGTGTTTTTTGCGGTTGCCCGCGAAGGCCTGGAGTCGGTTTTTTTCCTGCTGGCGGCATTCCAGCAGGATGTGGGCATCTGGCCGCCGCTGGGGGCGATGCTCGGCCTGGCGACGGCGGTGGTATTAGGCTTCCTGCTTTACTGGGGCGGTGTCCGCCTTAATCTCGGCGTGTTCTTCAAATGGACCAGTCTGTTTATCCTGCTGGTGGCGGCCGGTCTGGCAGCCGGGGCGATTCGCGCCTTCCATGAGGCGGGACTGTGGAATTATTTCCAGAATGTCGCCTTTGATCTTAGCAACGTGGTATCGACGCATACGCTGTTCGGCACGCTGCTGGAAGGCATCTTTGGTTATCAGGAGACGCCCACCGTCAGCGAAGTGGCGGTTTATCTTCTCTATTTGATCCCGGCACTGGTGTGTTTTGCCTTGCCGCCGGGCAGCAAAACGACAGCATCGCGGGCCGCGTAA
- the efeO gene encoding iron uptake system protein EfeO, whose product MIIQFRRTALQLTVAALFSSACYAQAADIPQVKVTVNDKQCEPMNVTVKAGKTQFIIQNHSQKALEWEILKGVMVVEERENIAPGFTQKLTANLQPGEYDMTCGLLTNPKGKLIVTGETSKDAAKADAVLSLGEAITAYKAYVTAETTQLVSGTKAFTDAVKAGDIEKAKALYAPTRQHYERIEPIAELFSDLDGSIDAREDDFEKKAEDPKFTGFHRLEKALFGDNSVKGMENYAEQLNSDVLELQKRISELAFPPSKVVGGAAGLIEEVAASKISGEEDRYSHTDLWDFQANIDGAQKIVDLLRPQLQKDNSALLAKVDANFKKVDVILAKYRTKDGFETYDKLTTADRNALKGPITTLAEDLAQLRGILGLD is encoded by the coding sequence ATGATAATTCAATTTCGCCGTACTGCGCTGCAGTTAACCGTCGCCGCGCTGTTCAGTTCCGCATGCTACGCTCAGGCTGCGGATATTCCGCAAGTAAAAGTTACCGTCAACGACAAGCAGTGCGAACCGATGAATGTGACGGTGAAGGCGGGTAAAACCCAGTTCATCATTCAGAACCACAGCCAGAAAGCGCTGGAGTGGGAGATCCTGAAAGGCGTAATGGTGGTCGAGGAGCGTGAAAATATCGCGCCGGGATTCACGCAAAAATTGACGGCTAACCTACAGCCGGGCGAATACGATATGACCTGTGGCCTGCTGACTAATCCGAAAGGAAAGCTGATTGTCACCGGTGAAACCAGCAAAGATGCGGCGAAAGCCGATGCGGTGCTAAGTCTTGGCGAGGCGATTACTGCGTATAAAGCCTACGTCACCGCGGAAACCACGCAGCTGGTTAGCGGTACTAAAGCCTTTACCGATGCGGTAAAAGCTGGCGATATCGAGAAAGCGAAGGCGCTGTATGCCCCGACCCGTCAGCACTACGAGCGCATCGAACCGATTGCGGAACTGTTCTCTGACCTCGACGGCAGCATTGACGCCCGTGAAGACGATTTCGAGAAAAAAGCCGAAGATCCGAAATTTACCGGCTTTCACCGTCTGGAAAAAGCGCTGTTTGGCGATAACAGCGTTAAAGGGATGGAAAACTATGCTGAACAGTTGAACAGCGATGTGCTGGAACTGCAAAAACGCATTAGCGAGCTGGCCTTCCCGCCGTCGAAAGTGGTAGGCGGCGCGGCGGGGCTGATTGAAGAAGTGGCGGCCAGCAAAATTAGCGGTGAAGAAGATCGCTATAGCCATACCGACCTGTGGGATTTCCAGGCCAATATCGACGGCGCACAGAAAATCGTCGACCTGCTGCGCCCGCAGCTGCAAAAGGATAATAGCGCGCTGCTGGCCAAAGTTGACGCCAACTTCAAAAAAGTTGATGTCATCCTTGCTAAATACCGCACGAAAGACGGTTTCGAGACCTATGACAAACTTACCACCGCTGACCGTAATGCGCTGAAAGGGCCGATCACGACGCTGGCAGAAGATCTGGCTCAACTACGCGGAATTTTGGGCCTGGATTAA
- the phoH gene encoding phosphate starvation-inducible protein PhoH, which yields MGRQKAVIKARREAKRVLRRDSRSHKQREEESVTSLVQMSGVEAIGMARDSRDLSPIEARNEAQAHYLNAIDNKQLIFATGEAGCGKTWISAAKAAEALIHKDVDRIIVTRPVLQADEDLGFLPGDIAEKFAPYFRPVYDVLVKRLGASFMQYCLRPEIGKVEIAPFAYMRGRTFENAVVILDEAQNVTAAQMKMFLTRLGENVTVIVNGDITQCDLPSGVKSGLSDALSRFEEDDMIGIVRFTTDDCVRSTLCQRTLKAYY from the coding sequence ATGGGAAGACAAAAAGCAGTGATCAAAGCTCGTCGTGAGGCAAAACGTGTGCTGAGACGGGATTCGCGTAGCCATAAACAACGTGAAGAAGAATCGGTCACATCGCTTGTGCAAATGAGTGGCGTAGAAGCAATCGGCATGGCGCGGGATAGCCGCGATCTTTCGCCGATTGAAGCGCGTAATGAAGCTCAGGCGCATTATTTGAATGCCATCGACAATAAACAGCTGATTTTCGCCACCGGCGAAGCCGGGTGCGGGAAGACCTGGATCAGCGCGGCTAAAGCAGCTGAAGCCCTGATCCATAAGGATGTGGACAGAATTATTGTTACCCGTCCCGTTCTACAGGCCGACGAAGATCTCGGCTTCTTACCGGGAGATATCGCCGAAAAGTTCGCTCCTTATTTCCGACCAGTATATGACGTACTGGTGAAGCGGTTGGGCGCTTCCTTTATGCAATACTGCCTGCGTCCGGAAATCGGCAAGGTAGAAATCGCGCCGTTCGCCTATATGCGCGGACGCACCTTTGAAAACGCGGTGGTGATTCTGGACGAGGCCCAGAACGTGACCGCGGCGCAAATGAAGATGTTTTTGACCCGCCTCGGGGAGAACGTCACGGTGATCGTCAACGGCGATATTACCCAGTGTGATTTGCCCTCTGGCGTAAAATCAGGACTGAGTGACGCGCTGTCGCGTTTTGAAGAAGACGACATGATTGGCATCGTGCGCTTTACCACCGATGACTGCGTGCGTTCAACGCTTTGCCAGCGAACGTTGAAAGCCTATTATTAA
- a CDS encoding NupC/NupG family nucleoside CNT transporter: MTQILHFLLALAVILALAWLASYDRQKIRIRYILQLIIIEIALAFFFLHAESGLWVVKNISGFFASLLGFAAEGTNFVFGGMGEKGLAFIFLGVLCPIVFISALIGILQHWRILPIFIRLIGTLLSKVNGMGKLESFNAVSSLILGQSENFIAYKGVLGDLSSRRLFTMAATAMSTVSLSIVGAYMTMLDAKYVVAALILNMFSTFIVLSIINPTRPGSEAEIKLEKMHESQSFFEMLGEYILAGFKVAMIILAMLIGFIALISAVNALFATVFGLSFQQILGYVFYPLAWLVGIPLSDALNAGSIMATKLVANEFVAMIELQKIAASMTPRGLGILSVFLVSFANFASIGIIAGAIKGLNEQQGNTVSRFGLRLAYGATLVSLLSASFAGLVL, translated from the coding sequence ATGACTCAAATTTTGCACTTCCTGCTGGCGCTGGCGGTTATTCTCGCCCTCGCCTGGCTTGCCAGCTATGACCGACAAAAAATCCGCATTCGCTACATTCTGCAGTTAATTATTATTGAAATCGCCCTGGCTTTCTTTTTCCTTCACGCTGAAAGCGGTTTATGGGTAGTGAAAAATATTTCTGGATTTTTTGCTTCGTTACTCGGGTTCGCCGCTGAAGGGACCAATTTCGTATTTGGCGGGATGGGTGAAAAAGGGCTGGCCTTTATTTTCCTCGGCGTACTGTGTCCGATTGTCTTTATTTCCGCGCTGATAGGTATTCTGCAACACTGGCGTATTCTGCCGATCTTTATTCGTCTGATCGGCACCCTGCTGTCGAAGGTGAACGGCATGGGCAAGCTGGAATCATTCAATGCCGTCAGCTCGCTGATCCTCGGCCAGTCGGAAAACTTTATTGCTTACAAAGGCGTACTCGGGGACCTCTCCTCACGTCGCCTGTTCACGATGGCGGCGACCGCCATGTCAACGGTATCACTGTCGATCGTCGGCGCGTATATGACCATGCTTGATGCGAAATACGTGGTAGCGGCGTTGATTCTTAATATGTTCAGCACCTTTATTGTGCTGTCGATTATTAATCCTACGCGCCCCGGTAGCGAAGCAGAAATAAAGCTAGAGAAGATGCATGAATCGCAGAGCTTCTTTGAAATGCTGGGCGAATATATCCTGGCAGGCTTTAAGGTGGCGATGATTATTCTGGCGATGCTAATCGGCTTTATCGCCCTGATTAGCGCCGTTAATGCGTTATTTGCGACCGTTTTCGGCTTAAGCTTCCAGCAAATCCTCGGTTACGTATTTTATCCGCTGGCGTGGCTGGTGGGTATTCCATTAAGCGACGCGCTAAATGCCGGTAGTATTATGGCTACCAAGCTGGTTGCCAATGAATTCGTGGCGATGATCGAGCTGCAGAAAATTGCCGCCAGCATGACGCCGCGCGGGCTAGGGATCCTTTCCGTGTTCCTCGTCTCGTTTGCCAACTTCGCCTCCATTGGCATTATTGCCGGGGCGATTAAAGGGCTTAACGAGCAGCAAGGCAATACCGTTTCCCGTTTCGGCCTGCGTCTGGCCTATGGCGCGACGCTGGTGAGCCTGCTGTCCGCCAGTTTTGCCGGACTGGTGCTGTAA
- the efeB gene encoding iron uptake transporter deferrochelatase/peroxidase subunit: protein MTQQKPRDVNEPSRRRLLKGIGALGGALAISGGCPMVQAAKAESSPGTLAPDARQEKQPFYGPHQAGILTPQQASMMLVAFDVLAADKADLERLFRLLTQRIAFLTAGGPAPDTPNPRLPPMDSGILGPWIAPDNLTITVSVGHSLFDERFGLADKAPKKLQAMTRFPNDSLDAALCHGDLLLQICANTQDTVIHALRDIIKHTPDLLSVRWKREGFISDSAARSKGKETPINLLGFKDGTANPSSQDKALMDNVVWVTADQGEPAWAIGGSYQAARIIQFHVEFWDRTPLKEQQTIFGRDKHSGAPLGMKHEHDVPDYSRDPNGEVIALDSHIRLANPRTPETQSSLMMRRGYSYSLGITNSGQLDMGLLFVCYQHDLEKGFLTVQKRLNGEALEEYVKPIGGGYFFVLPGVMNDQHYLGQSLLQA, encoded by the coding sequence ATGACACAACAGAAACCTCGCGACGTGAATGAACCGTCACGTCGCCGCTTACTGAAGGGGATCGGCGCGCTTGGCGGCGCGCTGGCCATCAGCGGCGGTTGCCCGATGGTGCAGGCGGCGAAAGCGGAAAGCTCCCCCGGCACGCTCGCACCCGATGCGCGTCAGGAAAAACAGCCATTTTATGGCCCGCATCAGGCGGGCATCCTGACGCCACAGCAGGCCTCGATGATGCTGGTGGCGTTTGATGTGCTGGCGGCGGATAAAGCTGACCTCGAACGCCTGTTCCGCTTGCTGACTCAGCGGATCGCCTTTTTAACCGCAGGCGGTCCGGCACCGGATACCCCGAATCCCCGATTGCCGCCGATGGATTCCGGGATTTTAGGGCCGTGGATTGCGCCGGATAACCTGACTATCACCGTCTCAGTCGGCCATTCGCTGTTCGATGAGCGCTTTGGATTAGCGGACAAAGCGCCTAAAAAACTGCAGGCAATGACGCGTTTCCCGAATGATTCGCTGGATGCTGCACTGTGCCATGGCGATCTGCTACTGCAGATTTGCGCCAATACCCAGGATACGGTGATTCACGCACTACGTGACATTATCAAGCACACGCCCGATCTGCTGAGCGTGCGCTGGAAGCGGGAAGGGTTTATCTCTGATAGCGCGGCCCGTAGCAAAGGCAAAGAGACGCCAATTAACCTGCTGGGCTTTAAAGACGGTACCGCTAATCCGTCGAGCCAGGATAAAGCGCTAATGGATAACGTGGTGTGGGTTACTGCCGACCAGGGCGAACCGGCCTGGGCGATCGGCGGTAGTTATCAGGCAGCACGTATCATTCAGTTCCACGTTGAGTTCTGGGATCGTACGCCGCTGAAAGAGCAGCAGACGATTTTTGGTCGCGATAAACATTCTGGCGCGCCGTTGGGGATGAAACATGAACATGATGTTCCGGATTATAGTCGCGATCCGAATGGTGAAGTGATCGCCCTTGATAGCCATATTCGTCTTGCGAACCCGCGTACGCCTGAGACGCAATCCAGCCTGATGATGCGCCGCGGTTACAGCTATTCGTTGGGGATCACCAACTCCGGACAACTGGATATGGGGTTATTGTTCGTTTGCTATCAGCACGATCTGGAAAAGGGATTCCTGACGGTGCAGAAACGGCTGAACGGCGAGGCCCTGGAGGAGTACGTTAAACCGATTGGTGGTGGATACTTCTTTGTGTTGCCCGGCGTGATGAACGACCAGCATTATCTTGGACAATCTCTTTTGCAAGCCTGA
- a CDS encoding DUF3574 domain-containing protein: MKLPQGAAALIVAALLAGCVAPSEKSAAHVDNNGCQADNRMMQTTLYFGLSRPAGKDITAQEWQQFVDRDVTPRFRDGLTVFDARGQWLGNNGAVARESSKALMLIHSNDAKSEQGIEALRNTYKTRFAQESVMRVDQPVCVHF, translated from the coding sequence ATGAAATTACCCCAGGGCGCTGCGGCGCTGATCGTTGCCGCACTATTGGCAGGATGCGTGGCGCCATCCGAGAAAAGCGCCGCGCACGTTGATAATAACGGCTGTCAGGCGGATAACAGGATGATGCAAACCACCCTCTATTTCGGCCTTAGCCGCCCGGCGGGAAAAGATATTACCGCTCAGGAATGGCAGCAGTTTGTCGACCGCGATGTGACGCCGCGTTTTCGCGATGGCCTGACGGTATTTGACGCCCGCGGCCAGTGGCTAGGCAACAATGGCGCAGTCGCCCGCGAATCCAGCAAGGCGCTAATGCTGATTCATAGCAACGATGCGAAAAGCGAGCAGGGGATTGAAGCGTTGCGTAATACGTATAAGACGCGCTTTGCCCAGGAGTCCGTTATGCGCGTTGATCAGCCGGTCTGCGTACACTTCTGA